The proteins below are encoded in one region of Mya arenaria isolate MELC-2E11 chromosome 15, ASM2691426v1:
- the LOC128218713 gene encoding uncharacterized protein LOC128218713 isoform X10, whose protein sequence is MDSPTVAKNSPNIKQDYLCKWCLTYVGQRRQFCSADCAAQFKLCQRRRDEKQNLNISVDYYGNVKLSIQGLPIASGEEGLTQRSSGDYAGGRRRGRRRRRCRNCAKRLTEDGEGDFCDETCETMETEREKREEFVNIFQQKEAAERRRIRKWLVDAQDQYTRQTEGAELLLNGERADLEGLDITSGPAALNPLPVHRTPLPNIEPSKSHVKDGLYVTSGPAELNPLPIMRTPLPSIVESKKYKDSLTRSGGPSYSFRRQLVHHPISERFRLPRDEVITGGPVTLNPTPLRKAGARPPRSRDIDHDKRQLRVDLQWIPKFHT, encoded by the exons ACTACCTGTGCAAGTGGTGCTTGACTTACGTTGGCCAGAGACGACAGTTTTGTTCCGCCGACTGCGCAGCACAGTTCAAACTCTGTCAACGACGTCGGGATGAGAAACAG AACCTCAACATTTCGGTCGATTACTATGGTAACGTGAAGCTAAGCATCCAAGGCCTGCCCATAGCTTCAGGCGAAG AGGGTTTGACACAGCGGTCGTCAGGTGATTATGCAG GCGGAAGAAGACGCGGAAGACGACGAAGACGATGCCGGAATTGTGCCAAGAGGCTTACGGAAGACGGCGAAGGCGACTTCTGCGATGAAACATGCGAAACCATGGAAACCGAGCGCGAAAAGAGAGAAGAATTTGTCA atatatttcaacaaaaagaaGCAG CCGAACGGCGACGTATCCGGAAGTGGTTGGTAGACGCTCAGGACCAGTACACACGACAGACGGAGGGTGCTGAGTTGCTTCTCAATGGAGAACGGGCCGATCTTG AGGGATTAGATATAACCAGTGGCCCAGCAGCTCTTAATCCACTTCCGGTTCATAGAACCCCACTTCCTAATATAGAACCCAGCAAATCCCATGTGAAAG ATGGCTTGTACGTAACAAGCGGTCCAGCGGAGTTAAACCCGCTGCCAATCATGAGAACCCCCTTACCTAGCATTGtagaaagtaaaaaatataaag ACTCATTGACTCGAAGCGGCGGTCCATCCTATTCCTTCCGACGTCAGCTGGTCCATCACCCAATTTCTGAGCGCTTTCGGTTGCCTAGAG ACGAGGTAATCACAGGTGGCCCAGTGACCTTAAACCCGACTCCGCTCCGTAAAGCCGGGGCTCGTCCTCCCCGCAGCAGGGACATCGATCATG ATAAAAGACAACTAAGGGTAGACTTACAGTGGATCCCGAAGTTTCACACCTGA
- the LOC128218713 gene encoding uncharacterized protein LOC128218713 isoform X9, with protein sequence MYESRELTSVLEDFPAIPDYLCKWCLTYVGQRRQFCSADCAAQFKLCQRRRDEKQNLNISVDYYGNVKLSIQGLPIASGEEGLTQRSSGDYAGGRRRGRRRRRCRNCAKRLTEDGEGDFCDETCETMETEREKREEFVNIFQQKEAAERRRIRKWLVDAQDQYTRQTEGAELLLNGERADLEGLDITSGPAALNPLPVHRTPLPNIEPSKSHVKDGLYVTSGPAELNPLPIMRTPLPSIVESKKYKDSLTRSGGPSYSFRRQLVHHPISERFRLPRDEVITGGPVTLNPTPLRKAGARPPRSRDIDHDKRQLRVDLQWIPKFHT encoded by the exons ACTACCTGTGCAAGTGGTGCTTGACTTACGTTGGCCAGAGACGACAGTTTTGTTCCGCCGACTGCGCAGCACAGTTCAAACTCTGTCAACGACGTCGGGATGAGAAACAG AACCTCAACATTTCGGTCGATTACTATGGTAACGTGAAGCTAAGCATCCAAGGCCTGCCCATAGCTTCAGGCGAAG AGGGTTTGACACAGCGGTCGTCAGGTGATTATGCAG GCGGAAGAAGACGCGGAAGACGACGAAGACGATGCCGGAATTGTGCCAAGAGGCTTACGGAAGACGGCGAAGGCGACTTCTGCGATGAAACATGCGAAACCATGGAAACCGAGCGCGAAAAGAGAGAAGAATTTGTCA atatatttcaacaaaaagaaGCAG CCGAACGGCGACGTATCCGGAAGTGGTTGGTAGACGCTCAGGACCAGTACACACGACAGACGGAGGGTGCTGAGTTGCTTCTCAATGGAGAACGGGCCGATCTTG AGGGATTAGATATAACCAGTGGCCCAGCAGCTCTTAATCCACTTCCGGTTCATAGAACCCCACTTCCTAATATAGAACCCAGCAAATCCCATGTGAAAG ATGGCTTGTACGTAACAAGCGGTCCAGCGGAGTTAAACCCGCTGCCAATCATGAGAACCCCCTTACCTAGCATTGtagaaagtaaaaaatataaag ACTCATTGACTCGAAGCGGCGGTCCATCCTATTCCTTCCGACGTCAGCTGGTCCATCACCCAATTTCTGAGCGCTTTCGGTTGCCTAGAG ACGAGGTAATCACAGGTGGCCCAGTGACCTTAAACCCGACTCCGCTCCGTAAAGCCGGGGCTCGTCCTCCCCGCAGCAGGGACATCGATCATG ATAAAAGACAACTAAGGGTAGACTTACAGTGGATCCCGAAGTTTCACACCTGA